One cyanobiont of Ornithocercus magnificus DNA segment encodes these proteins:
- a CDS encoding DNA polymerase III subunit epsilon-like 3'-5' exonuclease produces MAKETAHRGSELKELGWSIEDIARYTELWEYRQRWGAMNLERDDRLFLRQAEALLPEIPSGRAAARKTMKEKSYYRWLAFYRDAMQAAEATMGCSRDERGSWLILMEEELRILDYYEPLLGLPDILKARALTQLREALAQKSIILISDGAGRLEQFNFSSPLEKLKLHENTSWKPLRRSDPYDIDEYPVLKDNAVLSFREEVRRTLIPQIRNTFPSLVNSSRPEPASSWNPL; encoded by the coding sequence ATGGCAAAGGAAACTGCCCATCGTGGTAGCGAGCTTAAAGAGCTTGGCTGGTCTATTGAGGACATAGCACGGTACACTGAGCTCTGGGAATACCGGCAGCGCTGGGGTGCCATGAACCTCGAGCGAGACGACAGGCTATTTCTACGCCAGGCAGAAGCACTACTGCCAGAGATACCTAGTGGCCGCGCAGCTGCCAGGAAAACAATGAAGGAAAAGTCCTACTACCGTTGGCTTGCTTTTTACAGAGACGCAATGCAGGCAGCGGAAGCCACAATGGGTTGCTCTAGAGATGAGCGTGGCTCCTGGTTAATTCTGATGGAAGAAGAGTTAAGGATCTTAGACTACTATGAGCCTCTGCTAGGCCTGCCAGATATACTTAAAGCTCGTGCTCTCACACAGTTGCGTGAGGCTCTGGCACAGAAATCTATCATTCTCATATCCGATGGCGCAGGTCGGCTGGAACAATTCAATTTTTCTTCACCGCTAGAGAAACTAAAACTACATGAGAATACAAGCTGGAAGCCGCTCCGCAGATCAGATCCCTATGATATAGATGAGTATCCAGTATTGAAAGACAATGCCGTGCTGTCTTTCCGCGAAGAGGTACGCCGAACTCTGATACCTCAAATCCGCAACACCTTTCCGTCGTTAGTCAACAGCA